AACAGGTCACCGAGATCTCGCTTGCGACCATCGCCCAGGACACCAATCCCATCGTCAAGCTGGTCAACTCCACGCTGTACGATGCGCTCAAGTCCAAGGCATCCGACATCCACCTGGAAAGCACACCGTCCGGGCTCGCCATCAAGTACCGCATCGACGGCGTGCTGCTGCATATCGGCGGCGCCAACGGCACCGAGACCGCCGAGCAGGTGATCTCCCGGCTCAAGGTGCTGGCCGATCTCGATATTTCCGAGCACCGCATCCCGCAGGACGGTCGCTTCAAGGTGTTGATGAACCAGCGCGACATCGACTTCCGTGTTTCCATCATGCCCTCGATCTGGGGCGAGGACGCGGTGCTGCGGGTGCTGGACAAGCAAAACGGCGGCGACGCATTCAAGCAGCTGCGGCTCGACATCCTCGGCCACGACGAGCAGACCATGGCCGCGATCCGCAACCTGTCGCACGAGCCCTATGGCCTGCTGCTGGTCACCGGACCCACCGGTTCGGGCAAGTCGACCACGCTCTACGCCACGCTGTCCGAAATCAATACCGGTGAAGAGAAGATCATCACCATCGAGGACCCGGTGGAATACCAGCTTGCCGGCGTGCTGCAGATCCCGGTCAACGACAAGAAGGGCCTCACCTTCGCCCGCGGCCTGCGCTCCATCCTGCGCCACGACCCGGACAAGATCCTGGTCGGGGAAATCCGTGACGGCGAAACCGCCAATATTGCGGTGCAGGCCGCGCTGACCGGTCACTTGGTGCTGACCTCGGTGCACGCCAACAACGTGTTCTCGGTGCTCGACCGCTTCATGCACATGGGCGTCGAGCCCAACAGCTTCGTGGACGCGCTGATCGGCGTCGTAGCCCAGCGGCTGATCCGCAAGATCTGCTCGCATTGCATCACCGATGATGTACCGGACGACGAGACGCTCAAGGTCTCCGGCCTGACGCGCGAACAGGTGGCCGGCTGGCGCTTCCGCAAGGGTGCCGGCTGCCAGGCCTGCCGCGACACCGGCTACCTCGGCCGCCGCGCCATTGCCGAAGTGCTGCGACTCAACGATGAACTCAAGCAAGGCATCGCCGCCCGTGGGCCGGCGGTGGAAATCAAGCAACTGGCAGCCAGCCACGGTTTCATCTCGATGCGCCAGGTCGCGCTCAAGGCTGTGGCGCGCGGCGAAACCACCCTTCAGGAAATCAACCGTGTCACCTTTGTGGATTGAGCACTGCGCGTGGCTGACCCGCCACCACGCCCTGCTCGCCAGCCAGGGCTGGCCGGCGGGAGGGTCCGGCGTGCGCCGGCAGCGCGCGGCGATCGACAACAATGCCG
This region of Chitinolyticbacter meiyuanensis genomic DNA includes:
- a CDS encoding GspE/PulE family protein, coding for MSELTLDLIQHLRQNATGENGLPFLLQQTLGLDDVSYREEVGSFLGMPTLTTDDLSALFPRYDVIPYADAVSRQCLVVEDTDGTQLLVLGDPFDPITRNWAQQRVPAGVRSAFAHYDDLRHYLESFETSHRAMDQLAVGENSSDSGEQVTEISLATIAQDTNPIVKLVNSTLYDALKSKASDIHLESTPSGLAIKYRIDGVLLHIGGANGTETAEQVISRLKVLADLDISEHRIPQDGRFKVLMNQRDIDFRVSIMPSIWGEDAVLRVLDKQNGGDAFKQLRLDILGHDEQTMAAIRNLSHEPYGLLLVTGPTGSGKSTTLYATLSEINTGEEKIITIEDPVEYQLAGVLQIPVNDKKGLTFARGLRSILRHDPDKILVGEIRDGETANIAVQAALTGHLVLTSVHANNVFSVLDRFMHMGVEPNSFVDALIGVVAQRLIRKICSHCITDDVPDDETLKVSGLTREQVAGWRFRKGAGCQACRDTGYLGRRAIAEVLRLNDELKQGIAARGPAVEIKQLAASHGFISMRQVALKAVARGETTLQEINRVTFVD